AAGATCCTTAACCtaagctgtggctcagttggtagagtcggccgTCTCTCAGTTGGAAGGtctggggttcaatccccagctccttcagccacatgtccgatgtgtccttgagcaagacacttaaccccaagttgctcccgctgctcagcagtgtatgaatggatgagttaatactgatggactctttactcagcagcctctaccatctgCTGAGTGGTAGATGGTAGAGGCTAAAAgtgttttgagtagtcagaaaactagaaaataaatttacaagctcaagtccatttactttCTGTCAGACACTTACACTCTGAGCCCATCAGTGGAAAAATTAAGAACTGTGTGGTTGCATTAGCCTGCAGGGATCATGTTTCCTAACTGCTGACTTAAGCAATATACTGAAGCTATTCCACAACGTCTTGTAGCTAGTAGTTATTTAGACCCCAGAATCTGTAAAAATGAAGCCCAGGTTTGAGGTTCCAGAGATACCTTTCACGTTTCTGGACGTTTGGAAACACATACCTAATATTACCAGTGGAAGGTGACCtgtgtcatgtttgtgtttaggtGGAGTCTCCCACTGGGTGCACAGCGTGTCATGGACGCAGTTAGGGCGGGTCACATGAGCAGCCTGAGCTCGGGTAAGATGGTGGCTCTGGCTGCGGGGCTCTCTGTCGGAGCCACAGTGGGCTACATCGTCTACCGCCatgtaaacagcagcagctgccaCAGTGAGTATCTACTGATGAAAACTAAAATGACATTTCTTCAAGAACACATCACAAATTGAAGGAGTGTCTCTTTACTCTCATGACTTTTTCTGTGTGGCTGagtgttgtttctgttgtttcatgAACAGGTGAGGGGCCCGACACCGAGGTATCCAAGATGACACTTCCAGTAGAAGTTTATCGGAACATTTCCAGATACCAGGCAAAGTTTTTGGAGATGGTGAGTAGTTCagaaccagaaaaaaaaaaaaacgttttgcaGCTCAGTCATTTTTTAATGACTTCTGAAATATGTACAGGGGTGAAAACTCGTCTCTGCTCTCCTGCTTTCTGTCTTCTCCTCAGGTGACCCATAAGTCCGGAGCTCATGTGAGGGTTCTGTCAGACTCAGGGGAGACAGGATGTAAGACAGCTGTGTGCTTCATGCTGCAGGGCTCCAAAGAACAGGTCCTGCTGGCCCGCTGTGTCCTGGAGAACCTGGTCACTGAATGTGAACCAGTGACCGAGACTGTTGAGGTTCCTCAGACAGCCTTTGGACGCATCATAGGTAACTTAAACGAGGGTGCAAATCGATTTCATCATTTTTAGATGCctcagtatctttttttttttctgccaacaTTATTGAGCCACATAGATTGATTGAATTCTGAAgtatttgattgatcatttttcAGTAATATTTTGAGGAAAAcaggttaaaaagaaaatctgatttcAGCTTCTTAAGTGAGAATATTTTCTATTATCTGTCCTACTCTATGACAGAAAACTGTTTTGGTTTATGGACAAACAAGACATTTAAGTGTTGACATCTGGACAAAATGATCCACCTTTCTTGACAGTCTTGTGTTGTGTGcgctactgtgtgtgttttgtgatgcAGGGCGCGGAGGAGAGAGTTTGAAACTGATCACCAGGACCACGGGGGTTAAGATGACTTGTTCCAAAGAGAAGACACACGGCCCGTTAGCAAAGGGCCACATGACGATCACGGGGACCAGACAGGAACTGAAACAGGCCAAAGTGAGTACATTTCACTTCTATGGATTGAACATGTTCAGCCCAGAAAACAATCTATAACTCCTACTTTGTGATTTGGTGCAGGAGATGATTCTAGAAAAGGTCAAAGAGGACATGATTGTGAGGTtgaagatctcacaatcatctGCCCAGCGAAAGAAACGTGGCCACACTTCTGTGAACCAGAAACCAGAGGCTCCAGAGACTGAAGCACCTGTGAGCTTGAACAACAACGTTCCCTACTcgcaaacagagaaaaatggaCTCTTTCATGCGAATGGGACCGCCCGAGATCGAGAAGAGATtcttgaaaagatggaggagctgcagatcACAGACACAGCGACTGAGCAGGAGGAGAGTGTGTCCATACAGTCTCCCTCTGAAGTTTCCAAGTTTGAGAGTAAGAATCAAAACATCCACACAGCAACACTCAAATTTCAATCTGCACTTAAATGGGTTGTATTTTAAGCCcctttttacacatgcacaaaactcctcaAAATGTCCCAAAATGTCCCGGAGTTAGCTGCAtgcgtgaacacaaacagaccatTTTTTCACAGCGACGTCACACAGATTTTCTTGACAGCCCCTAGTAACATTTCTGCAAGACGTCAGGGTGAACCGATGTGTGAAAGAAGCATGATTTCAGAAAAATGTACTGTACTCTGAATGAGAAGTGGAGGATGATGTTTATAACCTTTGGTTTTACTTCTTGCCTTGCATCCTAAGACCACCCCAACACCCTCATCTGTCAGGGAAGACTTCACACAGTACGGAGTGAATGTGTGCAAAGGGCTCTACATGACAAACATTGTGACGTTtatccctgtgtgtgttgttcagtTCCCAGTCCGGACCTGAGCTTCCAGCCAGATGAACACCTTGAGGTTTATGTTTCTGCTTATGAGAACCCGAACCACTTCTGGATTCAGATTCTCGGGGTTCGCTCCCTGCAGCTGGACAAACTGATCGAGGAAATGAACCGCTTCTACAGCAGCGGAAACCACACCGTAAGGTTCACATTACATAATATTCCATCGACTCGGGCAAATCAATTTCTGATAAGTGCCAAGTCACGCAGAGTTTTGCTGTAACGAAATGCTCGCGTCTAGTCTGTACTTGTTGTTCTATTATTTAAAGAGAACCAACATTGATACACGATGAGCAATCACCTAGCAACATTTGGATACAGTGGAAGGAAAGTTTGAAAGATTCAGTCAAATTTGAGACAAAAGCTCACTTGGACTGTACCAAGTGACCTCCTGGGTGTAACTGtccctgtgtttttgttgtccagGAGCAGAGGGTGGAGACTGTTGTTGTCGGGGACATTGTGGCGGCTCCTTACAGAGATCATGTCACATGGAACAGGGCGAAGGTGCTGGGAGTACTCAGCTCTGGCCTTGTGGACCTTTACTATGTTGACTTTGGGGACAACGGGGAGCTGCCCAGAGAGAGCCTCTGCAGGATGAGGTGAGAGAGAAGATTTCCTACACGCCAGTCAAACATGTCCCACAGAGAAAGAACTGCTGGCCTTCATTTGATTTGTGCTTTGGTTGGCTCTGCGCCTCACAATTATACCGTTTCTAAGTAAAGTATGTTAGTTTAAATCAAAAGGTTTACTGAAATCCTCTGCCTTTTATAATCAGCCTTTGATTATAAAGTTAACAAACTGCAACCTCTCATCAAGGCTGGGTGATCAAATCTATCTAGAGGATTACAATGACATTTCTGTCGAGAATAATGAtgaacatttgacattttctctcaaGCAGTCCTCTGCTTGCATGTGAAGTACACAACAGCATTCTGggaaatatttgacaaaaaatAGTAACACACCCCTCAATGAAACGTTTCCTGTCCTTTTAAATTCATAATTCGGCTTGTCCTCAGACGGTAACACTTCAGCGATGATTCCAGTCTTCCTGACTACACCTGGCTAGCTCGCCAGTCCTTTCTGCATCTGCTTCCCTCGTCAGAACACCGACTCTTAAAAGGGCATTGACATCCTCCGATACCAGAGAATCTTTGATTGCTGTCTGATTGCAAAGATAACTTGAACAAATACTGCAAAAATGCATCTGCAAAAGTTTCCTACCCTAGCCTGAACTAATTGTAGAAGATCATTCTGAGGCCCATGTACTCCTCTGAATCCCCTCTTGTCAGAAATAACATATGTGTTTGTTCAGAGTCGAGGGAGCTTGTTCAGAAACTACTGTAGGCCTTCTGATCGGCTGTACTGCAGCATGTGTACTGTGCATATCATTGCATCTTTGTTGCATCAATTAGAGATGGTCTTGCTAAGTTGTTAACAGCTTTGCTTC
The genomic region above belongs to Labrus bergylta chromosome 21, fLabBer1.1, whole genome shotgun sequence and contains:
- the tdrkh gene encoding tudor and KH domain-containing protein isoform X2 codes for the protein MDAVRAGHMSSLSSGKMVALAAGLSVGATVGYIVYRHVNSSSCHSEGPDTEVSKMTLPVEVYRNISRYQAKFLEMVTHKSGAHVRVLSDSGETGCKTAVCFMLQGSKEQVLLARCVLENLVTECEPVTETVEVPQTAFGRIIGRGGESLKLITRTTGVKMTCSKEKTHGPLAKGHMTITGTRQELKQAKEMILEKVKEDMIVRLKISQSSAQRKKRGHTSVNQKPEAPETEAPVSLNNNVPYSQTEKNGLFHANGTARDREEILEKMEELQITDTATEQEESVSIQSPSEVSKFEIPSPDLSFQPDEHLEVYVSAYENPNHFWIQILGVRSLQLDKLIEEMNRFYSSGNHTEQRVETVVVGDIVAAPYRDHVTWNRAKVLGVLSSGLVDLYYVDFGDNGELPRESLCRMRSDFLSLPFQAIECNLAGVRPKAEVWTEEALDDFDQLTYCASWRPLQAKLCSYSHSDISSWPSVKLYDSSEGKTVDIGEELIRRGHAVSFQEVVNGRTEGENLGCLQRMLDDVIGASSELSLSCISLSEAASISGSVDDGAEDELL
- the tdrkh gene encoding tudor and KH domain-containing protein isoform X1 is translated as MDVGVSNSHVFLNYSPRALFSQWSLPLGAQRVMDAVRAGHMSSLSSGKMVALAAGLSVGATVGYIVYRHVNSSSCHSEGPDTEVSKMTLPVEVYRNISRYQAKFLEMVTHKSGAHVRVLSDSGETGCKTAVCFMLQGSKEQVLLARCVLENLVTECEPVTETVEVPQTAFGRIIGRGGESLKLITRTTGVKMTCSKEKTHGPLAKGHMTITGTRQELKQAKEMILEKVKEDMIVRLKISQSSAQRKKRGHTSVNQKPEAPETEAPVSLNNNVPYSQTEKNGLFHANGTARDREEILEKMEELQITDTATEQEESVSIQSPSEVSKFEIPSPDLSFQPDEHLEVYVSAYENPNHFWIQILGVRSLQLDKLIEEMNRFYSSGNHTEQRVETVVVGDIVAAPYRDHVTWNRAKVLGVLSSGLVDLYYVDFGDNGELPRESLCRMRSDFLSLPFQAIECNLAGVRPKAEVWTEEALDDFDQLTYCASWRPLQAKLCSYSHSDISSWPSVKLYDSSEGKTVDIGEELIRRGHAVSFQEVVNGRTEGENLGCLQRMLDDVIGASSELSLSCISLSEAASISGSVDDGAEDELL